One window of Rubrivirga sp. SAORIC476 genomic DNA carries:
- a CDS encoding DUF4440 domain-containing protein, whose amino-acid sequence MPFSSFRHVLALLAVLALAGCASTAPSPSGEVDAAAIEAGVRATLDAQVEAWNAGSVRGFMDGYARTDTLRFLSGGTVREGWEEALYGYIRSYPDAAAMGQLAFSDLSVSPLAADRALVWGRWRLQRDGDAPGAGPGGLFTLILAETPDGWRVVHDHTSAE is encoded by the coding sequence ATGCCGTTCTCGTCGTTTCGCCACGTCCTCGCTCTGCTCGCCGTCCTCGCGCTCGCCGGGTGCGCCTCGACGGCTCCCTCCCCATCCGGTGAGGTCGACGCCGCTGCCATCGAGGCGGGCGTCCGGGCAACACTCGACGCGCAGGTCGAGGCCTGGAACGCGGGCTCGGTGCGAGGCTTCATGGACGGCTACGCGCGGACCGACACGCTCCGCTTCCTCTCCGGCGGCACCGTCCGCGAGGGATGGGAAGAGGCCCTCTACGGCTACATCCGCAGCTACCCGGACGCCGCGGCGATGGGACAGCTCGCGTTCTCGGACCTCTCCGTCTCGCCGCTCGCTGCCGACCGCGCCCTCGTGTGGGGCCGCTGGCGCCTCCAGCGCGACGGCGACGCGCCGGGCGCCGGGCCGGGGGGCCTCTTCACGCTGATCCTCGCCGAAACACCCGACGGCTGGCGCGTCGTGCACGACCACACGTCGGCCGAGTGA
- a CDS encoding SDR family NAD(P)-dependent oxidoreductase, which translates to MSDSSLPDLSGRVVVVTGAHGRLGRVVARHLAEAGARVAGLDRAPHDVGDLSVVADVTDEAAVADAFARVASDLGEPDGLVHTVGMWAGAPFAETALDAWQTVLDVNLTSTFVVFREAVRRMQASGHTGRLVALASGQGADKGVAEQAAYSASKAGVVRLVESVAAEYRADEVSAAAVAPSMILFGDEEEGTRGVEADEVARLCVTLCGSAGGVHSGSVLRAYGSMR; encoded by the coding sequence ATGTCTGACTCGTCCCTCCCCGACCTCTCCGGCCGCGTCGTCGTGGTGACCGGCGCCCACGGCCGCCTCGGGCGCGTCGTCGCCCGACACCTCGCCGAGGCGGGCGCTCGCGTGGCGGGCCTCGACCGCGCCCCGCACGACGTGGGCGACCTCTCGGTCGTGGCCGACGTGACCGACGAGGCCGCCGTCGCCGACGCCTTCGCGCGGGTCGCGTCCGACCTCGGCGAGCCCGACGGGCTCGTCCACACCGTCGGCATGTGGGCCGGGGCGCCGTTCGCCGAGACCGCCCTCGACGCGTGGCAGACGGTCTTGGACGTCAACCTGACGAGCACGTTTGTGGTCTTCCGGGAGGCCGTCCGCCGGATGCAGGCGTCGGGGCACACCGGGCGCCTCGTGGCGCTCGCCTCGGGGCAGGGGGCGGACAAGGGCGTCGCCGAGCAGGCGGCCTACTCGGCCTCGAAGGCGGGCGTGGTGCGACTGGTCGAGTCCGTCGCGGCGGAGTACCGGGCCGACGAGGTCTCGGCGGCGGCGGTCGCGCCCTCCATGATCCTGTTCGGCGACGAAGAGGAGGGCACGCGCGGCGTCGAGGCGGACGAGGTGGCGCGTCTCTGCGTGACGCTCTGTGGCTCGGCAGGCGGCGTCCACAGCGGCTCCGTGCTGCGCGCCTACGGCTCGATGCGGTGA
- a CDS encoding saccharopine dehydrogenase family protein: MKITVLGAGTVGTAVAVDLARSSETAHVQVCEAQPATLRTFRAAHTYPGLRTYEADARDAQALEPILNGSTCVVSCVGPEHSPRLARLALDLGAHFVDLGNPLPDPALAEHAERRQRWVVTGCGLAPGLVGVLAMRAVGAMDEARAVRIRVGDVPQEPREPFRHRLAHSAERLLDDYTEPAPVLVDGKIETREPMTGVESVEVDGFGTMEAFYTGAGLGSLAEALEGRVASLDVKTIRHPGHAERMRFVLDLGLAERTSLDVRTHLTYRDVLVRRLRKRLGGDYDDAVLLRIEVDGTRDGAEGTLVYEMADRCDPETGLSAMQRCTGFPAATAAVLLAARALPGGGVGPADQVLPIEPFMDRLAERGIAVHERWVAV, translated from the coding sequence ATGAAGATCACCGTCCTCGGAGCCGGAACTGTCGGCACCGCCGTCGCCGTCGACCTCGCCCGCAGCAGCGAGACCGCGCACGTACAGGTGTGCGAGGCCCAGCCCGCCACCCTCCGCACCTTCCGCGCCGCCCACACCTACCCCGGCCTCCGCACCTACGAGGCTGACGCCCGCGACGCGCAGGCGCTGGAGCCGATCCTGAACGGGAGCACCTGCGTCGTGTCGTGCGTCGGGCCGGAGCACTCGCCGCGGCTGGCGCGGCTGGCGCTCGACCTGGGCGCCCACTTCGTCGACCTCGGCAACCCACTGCCTGACCCCGCCCTCGCCGAGCACGCCGAGCGGCGGCAGCGCTGGGTGGTGACCGGCTGTGGGCTGGCGCCCGGACTCGTCGGCGTGCTGGCCATGCGGGCCGTCGGCGCGATGGACGAGGCGCGGGCGGTGCGCATCCGCGTCGGCGACGTGCCGCAGGAGCCGCGCGAGCCGTTCCGTCACCGGCTGGCCCACTCTGCGGAGCGCCTCCTGGACGACTACACCGAGCCCGCCCCCGTCCTCGTGGACGGGAAGATCGAGACGCGCGAGCCCATGACGGGCGTCGAGAGCGTCGAAGTGGACGGCTTCGGCACCATGGAGGCCTTCTACACGGGCGCCGGGCTGGGCAGCCTCGCCGAGGCGCTGGAGGGCCGCGTCGCCAGCCTCGACGTCAAGACGATCCGCCACCCGGGCCACGCTGAGCGCATGCGCTTCGTGCTCGACCTCGGCCTCGCCGAGCGGACGTCGCTCGACGTGCGGACGCACCTGACGTACCGCGACGTGCTCGTCCGCCGCCTCCGCAAGCGCCTCGGCGGCGACTACGACGACGCCGTCCTGCTCCGCATCGAGGTCGACGGCACCCGCGACGGCGCCGAGGGGACGCTCGTCTACGAGATGGCGGACCGCTGCGACCCGGAGACGGGCCTCTCGGCGATGCAGCGCTGCACCGGCTTCCCCGCCGCGACGGCGGCCGTCCTGCTGGCGGCCCGCGCGCTGCCCGGCGGCGGCGTCGGCCCGGCCGACCAGGTGCTTCCGATCGAGCCGTTCATGGACCGCCTCGCCGAGCGCGGCATCGCCGTCCACGAGCGCTGGGTGGCGGTGTAG
- a CDS encoding T9SS type A sorting domain-containing protein — MPFASLGNALELAVAGEAGAGLTVAVAEAPAWLTFAQPVAEAVRLDDEPEPLARLAFDVARTAPVGEVAEVVVEVRDGETVVATHTVRLEVAPPEALALDAPYPNPSHGTITVPFVVPRDGPVRLAAYDVLGREVGVLAEGDTEAGAHEVRWPTAGLASGVYLVRVVAGAEAQVRRVTVVR; from the coding sequence GTGCCGTTCGCCTCGCTCGGCAACGCCCTCGAACTGGCCGTCGCCGGGGAGGCGGGGGCCGGGCTGACCGTCGCCGTCGCCGAGGCGCCCGCGTGGCTCACCTTCGCCCAGCCCGTCGCCGAGGCAGTCCGCCTCGACGATGAGCCCGAGCCCCTCGCCCGGCTCGCCTTCGACGTGGCGCGGACCGCCCCGGTCGGCGAGGTCGCCGAGGTCGTCGTCGAGGTCCGCGACGGGGAGACCGTCGTCGCCACGCATACGGTCCGCCTGGAGGTCGCGCCGCCGGAGGCGCTGGCGCTCGACGCGCCATACCCGAACCCGTCGCACGGCACGATCACGGTCCCGTTCGTGGTGCCCCGGGACGGCCCGGTGCGGCTGGCGGCCTACGACGTGCTGGGCCGCGAGGTGGGCGTGCTGGCCGAGGGCGACACCGAGGCGGGCGCCCACGAGGTCCGCTGGCCGACGGCGGGGCTGGCGTCGGGCGTGTACCTCGTGCGCGTGGTGGCGGGGGCCGAGGCGCAGGTGCGCCGGGTGACGGTGGTCCGGTAG
- a CDS encoding iron ABC transporter permease, with product MLSRRAGWALAVPVFVVLVGYVLWPNVETFRLGLDGELLGELFGRGRAAGVRALVNSVGVSLGTVVLGGAVGTALAWALWRYDLPLRRTLGAVAALPLALPPLVGVLAFLFLYGESGMLPRALQAAFGLETVPFAFGGIGAVLAVHVYVFYVYFYLFVSASLRDLDASLLDASADLGAGAWTTFRRVVMPLLRPALVGASLLVFMLSMASFTAPLLFAEGEPFLTTQIYQFKTNGALDRAAAVSVVLTGICLLFLVGAETRGRATGAGAGKGVGRRPGPLRGWPRVVASVLVGVALLVVLLPVATVVLLSFVQEGSWTTQILPDTFTGANYTALFTQPDVLAPITSSLWMAALATAANVVFGVATAVVIVKGKVPGRGVLRALSLLPFAVPGTVMALGLLVLFDEPTLLAGGAVLIGTVWLLPLAYFVRHLPLVVRAAQASLEGFDDRLAEASADLGAGGWATFRRVVLPAIGPGVIAGGLLTFVTALGEFVASIMLYVYANRPIAVEVFSQLRIFAFGQAAAYSVLLMGLVVVAVVVSRRLGGQGVQA from the coding sequence ATGCTGAGCCGCCGCGCCGGGTGGGCGCTCGCCGTGCCCGTCTTCGTCGTGCTGGTCGGCTACGTGCTCTGGCCGAACGTAGAGACGTTCCGCCTCGGGCTCGACGGCGAGCTGCTGGGCGAGCTGTTCGGGCGCGGGCGTGCGGCGGGCGTGCGGGCGCTCGTCAACTCCGTCGGCGTGTCGCTGGGGACGGTGGTGCTGGGCGGGGCCGTGGGGACGGCGCTCGCGTGGGCGCTGTGGCGCTACGACCTGCCGCTGCGGCGGACGCTCGGCGCGGTCGCGGCGCTGCCGCTCGCGCTGCCGCCGCTGGTGGGCGTGCTGGCGTTCCTGTTCCTCTACGGCGAGTCGGGGATGCTGCCCCGCGCACTCCAGGCGGCGTTCGGGCTGGAGACCGTGCCGTTCGCCTTCGGCGGCATTGGCGCCGTGCTGGCGGTGCACGTGTACGTGTTCTACGTCTACTTCTACCTGTTCGTCAGCGCGTCCCTGCGCGACCTCGACGCGTCGCTGCTGGATGCCTCGGCGGACCTCGGCGCGGGGGCGTGGACCACGTTTCGGCGGGTCGTCATGCCGCTCCTCCGCCCGGCGCTCGTCGGCGCGTCGCTGCTGGTGTTCATGCTGTCGATGGCCTCGTTCACGGCGCCGCTGCTGTTCGCCGAGGGCGAGCCGTTCCTGACGACCCAGATCTACCAGTTCAAGACGAACGGCGCGCTCGACCGGGCGGCGGCGGTGTCGGTGGTGCTGACCGGGATCTGCCTGCTCTTCCTCGTCGGCGCCGAGACGCGCGGACGGGCGACCGGCGCGGGCGCGGGGAAGGGCGTCGGGCGGAGGCCGGGGCCGCTGCGGGGGTGGCCGCGCGTCGTGGCGAGCGTCCTCGTCGGCGTGGCGCTGCTCGTCGTGCTGCTGCCCGTCGCGACCGTGGTCCTGCTGTCGTTCGTGCAGGAGGGCTCGTGGACGACTCAGATCCTGCCCGACACGTTCACGGGCGCCAACTACACGGCCCTGTTCACCCAGCCCGACGTGCTCGCGCCGATCACCTCATCCCTGTGGATGGCCGCACTGGCGACGGCGGCCAACGTGGTCTTTGGCGTGGCGACGGCGGTCGTGATCGTCAAGGGCAAGGTGCCTGGCCGCGGGGTGCTGCGGGCGCTCTCGCTGCTGCCCTTCGCCGTGCCCGGCACCGTGATGGCGCTCGGCCTGCTGGTCCTGTTCGACGAGCCGACGCTGCTCGCGGGCGGCGCGGTGCTGATCGGGACCGTGTGGCTGCTGCCACTCGCCTACTTCGTCCGCCACCTGCCGCTGGTGGTGCGCGCCGCGCAGGCGTCGCTGGAGGGCTTCGACGACCGCCTCGCGGAGGCCTCGGCCGACCTGGGCGCGGGCGGCTGGGCGACGTTCCGGCGCGTCGTGCTGCCCGCCATCGGTCCCGGCGTGATCGCGGGCGGGTTGCTGACGTTCGTGACGGCGCTCGGCGAGTTCGTGGCCTCGATCATGCTCTACGTCTACGCCAACCGGCCGATCGCAGTGGAGGTGTTCTCCCAGCTCCGCATCTTCGCGTTCGGGCAGGCGGCGGCGTACAGCGTGCTGCTGATGGGGCTGGTGGTGGTCGCGGTGGTCGTGAGCCGTCGGCTGGGGGGACAGGGCGTGCAGGCGTGA
- a CDS encoding TIGR00730 family Rossman fold protein, with protein sequence MHDSSLRRVCVYCGSRPGLRPAYADAARDLGQRLAEAGLGVVTGGGRVGLMGVVAGAVLDAGGEAVGVIPQALMDREVGFARLTELHVVETMHHRKAMMADLADAFVALPGGLGTLEEIAEALTWVQLGIHAKPCAFLDVEGYYAPLVRFLDHAVEEGFVTADRREAVIVEATPEALVERLRAC encoded by the coding sequence ATGCATGACTCCTCCCTCCGCCGCGTCTGCGTGTACTGCGGCTCCCGCCCCGGCCTCCGCCCCGCCTACGCCGACGCCGCGCGCGATCTCGGCCAGCGCCTCGCCGAGGCGGGCCTGGGCGTCGTGACCGGCGGCGGGCGCGTCGGCCTGATGGGCGTCGTGGCGGGCGCGGTGCTGGATGCGGGCGGCGAGGCCGTCGGCGTGATCCCGCAGGCGCTGATGGACCGCGAGGTCGGCTTCGCACGGCTGACCGAGTTGCACGTGGTCGAGACGATGCATCACCGGAAGGCGATGATGGCAGATCTGGCCGACGCGTTCGTGGCGCTGCCCGGCGGGCTCGGCACGCTGGAGGAGATCGCCGAGGCGCTGACCTGGGTCCAGCTCGGCATCCACGCCAAGCCGTGCGCCTTTCTGGACGTGGAGGGCTACTATGCGCCGCTGGTCCGCTTCCTGGACCACGCCGTCGAGGAGGGCTTCGTCACGGCCGACCGCCGGGAGGCCGTGATCGTGGAGGCGACGCCCGAGGCGCTCGTGGAGCGGCTGCGGGCATGCTGA
- a CDS encoding DUF429 domain-containing protein, which produces MALRIVGIDCATQPKNTGLALAVLEGDRLTVHHARVAAHATDAAETAADWLADAPDGVLALDAPLGWPAPMGKALASHTAGAPISTEADRMFNRATDRVVRQRLGKKPLEVGADRIARTALVALATLDAVRRRVPVAMGWTPGDVCGYHALEVYPAATLLARGLDTRGYKRPDASARRAALLSALDLSASDPVRAAAEAVDHALDAVLCCVAAADYARGRALTPAQAGVDDALARREGWIWFPAD; this is translated from the coding sequence ATGGCTCTCCGCATCGTCGGCATCGACTGCGCGACGCAACCGAAGAACACCGGCCTCGCCCTCGCGGTGCTGGAGGGCGACCGCCTCACGGTCCACCACGCCCGCGTCGCCGCACACGCCACCGACGCGGCCGAGACAGCGGCCGACTGGCTGGCGGACGCACCGGACGGCGTCCTCGCGCTCGACGCGCCCCTCGGCTGGCCCGCCCCGATGGGGAAAGCGCTGGCTTCCCACACCGCAGGCGCCCCGATCTCCACAGAGGCCGACCGAATGTTTAACCGCGCCACGGACCGCGTCGTCCGCCAGCGGCTGGGCAAGAAGCCCCTCGAAGTCGGCGCCGACCGGATCGCGCGGACGGCCCTGGTCGCGCTCGCCACCCTCGACGCCGTCCGCCGGCGGGTCCCGGTCGCGATGGGGTGGACGCCGGGCGACGTCTGCGGATACCACGCGCTGGAGGTCTACCCCGCCGCGACGCTCCTCGCCCGTGGCCTCGACACACGCGGGTACAAAAGGCCCGACGCGTCCGCACGCCGCGCAGCCCTCCTCTCCGCCCTTGACCTCTCCGCCAGCGACCCGGTCCGCGCCGCCGCCGAGGCGGTCGACCACGCCCTCGATGCGGTCCTCTGCTGCGTCGCCGCGGCCGACTACGCGCGGGGCCGCGCCCTCACGCCCGCCCAGGCGGGCGTCGACGACGCCCTCGCCCGGCGAGAAGGCTGGATCTGGTTTCCGGCCGACTGA
- a CDS encoding T9SS type A sorting domain-containing protein: MSVRLLPVAFLLLALAIPASAQASFTGLYVQSFDDIGGAPNAELPEGWRVQTLPGIRALGDFADASTTTDAHGGNLFGQSAPTGAINFGSGPEATATERAIGFASNGDIGTGLLYFHFRVDVFGSFDEIWYAKSEETYRGGQDEAESQTEAFYSYDGSTWYALFGQGRTSGGDRDGYEDAPAAGGSSGAGRVDLPTPLQQGDELYLAFRYSAAPGWSTAQVPAEAFDDFVIGTSFSSLRHIFVGRGERVFGDVPVGETAGPLTVDYNPVGYSGEDPVVEITGPAAADFSVELNAPFNRAEVFFTPSEPGLREASLRFRIGSMVSREVALRGGSGEPAGEIVASVERVGDDAPIPAGGGRYRYRVLADIDGPDAREVDFWSDLLFPDGRVVELREPETVTLTPGETRSVAASRLIRAQWPTGTYTQRFYWGAYPDGAEAEASLSIEKVTGGEIDVAVERVGDDVPIPAEGGRYRYRVLASVDGPDARDVDFWSDLLLPDGSVVTLREPEAVTLAPGETWRVGASRLIRGAWPTGTYTQRFYLGAFPDGVEAQTSLTVEKAGGALAARAASIGETEGPNPFRDRTVVRFEEGSGGFVRAELFDTVGRRIRVLYEGAAPEGRPLVVTVDGSDLPAGVYIVRLIGESGVETRTVVRAR, translated from the coding sequence ATGTCTGTTCGGTTACTCCCCGTCGCGTTTCTGCTGCTCGCACTCGCCATCCCGGCCTCGGCTCAGGCCTCGTTCACCGGACTGTACGTCCAGAGCTTCGACGACATCGGCGGGGCGCCGAACGCGGAGCTCCCTGAGGGCTGGCGTGTCCAGACGCTCCCCGGCATCCGCGCCCTCGGCGACTTCGCCGACGCGAGCACCACGACGGACGCACACGGCGGCAACCTGTTCGGGCAGAGCGCGCCGACCGGCGCCATCAACTTCGGCTCGGGTCCGGAAGCGACCGCCACGGAGCGCGCCATCGGCTTCGCGTCCAACGGCGACATCGGGACCGGTCTCCTCTACTTCCACTTCCGGGTAGACGTGTTCGGGTCCTTCGACGAGATCTGGTACGCGAAATCCGAGGAGACGTACCGCGGCGGCCAGGATGAGGCAGAGTCCCAGACGGAGGCGTTCTATTCGTACGACGGCAGCACGTGGTACGCCCTGTTCGGGCAGGGCCGGACGTCCGGAGGCGACCGGGATGGCTACGAGGACGCACCGGCGGCCGGGGGAAGCTCGGGCGCCGGCCGGGTCGACCTTCCGACGCCTCTCCAGCAGGGAGACGAACTCTATCTGGCCTTCCGCTACTCCGCCGCACCAGGGTGGAGCACGGCACAGGTCCCGGCCGAGGCCTTCGACGACTTCGTGATCGGGACCTCGTTCTCGAGTCTGCGGCACATCTTCGTCGGCCGCGGCGAGCGCGTCTTTGGCGACGTGCCCGTCGGCGAGACGGCGGGGCCGCTGACCGTCGATTACAACCCCGTGGGATACTCCGGTGAAGACCCCGTCGTCGAGATCACCGGCCCGGCCGCCGCCGACTTCAGCGTGGAACTGAACGCCCCCTTCAACAGGGCTGAGGTCTTCTTTACGCCGAGCGAGCCGGGCCTCCGTGAGGCCTCGCTTCGGTTCCGCATCGGGTCGATGGTCAGCCGTGAGGTGGCGCTCCGAGGAGGCAGCGGCGAGCCTGCCGGCGAGATCGTGGCGTCGGTCGAGCGCGTCGGGGACGACGCGCCCATTCCCGCGGGCGGCGGGCGGTACCGGTACCGCGTCCTCGCCGACATCGACGGCCCGGACGCCCGCGAGGTCGACTTCTGGTCAGACCTGCTCTTCCCCGATGGACGCGTCGTCGAGTTGCGCGAGCCAGAGACCGTCACGCTCACGCCGGGCGAGACCCGGAGCGTCGCGGCGTCGCGGCTCATCCGTGCGCAGTGGCCGACCGGGACGTACACCCAGCGCTTCTACTGGGGCGCCTACCCCGACGGAGCTGAGGCGGAGGCGTCGCTGTCTATCGAGAAGGTGACCGGCGGCGAGATCGATGTGGCGGTCGAGCGCGTCGGAGACGACGTGCCGATTCCTGCGGAGGGTGGGCGGTACCGGTACCGCGTCCTCGCCAGCGTCGACGGCCCGGACGCCCGCGACGTCGACTTCTGGTCAGACCTTCTCCTCCCCGACGGCAGCGTCGTCACGCTGCGCGAGCCGGAGGCCGTTACGCTCGCGCCGGGCGAGACCTGGCGCGTCGGGGCGTCTCGCCTGATCCGGGGAGCGTGGCCGACCGGGACGTACACGCAGCGCTTCTACCTGGGCGCGTTCCCCGACGGGGTCGAGGCGCAGACGTCCCTGACGGTCGAGAAGGCGGGCGGCGCGCTGGCCGCGCGTGCGGCCTCCATCGGTGAGACCGAGGGGCCGAACCCGTTCCGGGACCGGACCGTCGTTCGCTTCGAAGAGGGGAGTGGCGGATTCGTCCGCGCCGAGCTGTTCGACACGGTCGGCCGCCGCATTCGGGTGCTGTACGAAGGTGCCGCGCCGGAGGGACGCCCGCTCGTCGTCACGGTCGACGGGAGCGACCTGCCCGCCGGCGTCTACATCGTCCGTCTCATCGGAGAGAGCGGCGTCGAGACACGGACCGTCGTCCGGGCGCGGTAG
- the recR gene encoding recombination mediator RecR → MHLTSETVDALVDQLSRLPTVGRKTAQRLAAFILKMPREEVVEIAKAMVAAKDRVKTCSVCFNVTDVDPCPVCQSAKRDRSVICVVEEPSDVLALERTGEFRGLYHVLGGVISPLDGIGPDDLHISELIGRVAQPASMARPAVAETPEGYDDGAEADAPVAVTEVILAMNPNVEGDTTAYYVGQMLAPFGVTVSRIARGLPIGGDLEFADEATLSRALEGRAGM, encoded by the coding sequence ATGCATCTGACCTCAGAGACCGTCGACGCGCTGGTGGACCAGCTCTCGCGGCTGCCGACCGTCGGGCGCAAGACCGCGCAGCGGCTGGCGGCGTTCATCCTGAAGATGCCGCGCGAGGAGGTGGTCGAGATCGCCAAGGCGATGGTGGCGGCCAAGGACCGGGTCAAGACGTGCTCGGTGTGCTTCAACGTGACCGACGTGGACCCCTGCCCGGTGTGCCAGTCGGCCAAGCGCGACCGGAGCGTGATCTGCGTGGTCGAGGAACCCTCGGACGTGCTGGCGCTGGAGCGGACGGGCGAGTTCCGGGGCCTCTACCACGTGCTCGGCGGCGTCATCTCGCCGCTCGACGGCATCGGGCCGGACGACCTCCACATCTCGGAGTTGATCGGCCGCGTGGCCCAGCCCGCCTCGATGGCTCGCCCGGCCGTCGCGGAGACGCCCGAGGGCTACGACGACGGCGCCGAGGCGGACGCGCCGGTCGCGGTGACCGAGGTCATCCTGGCCATGAACCCCAACGTGGAGGGCGACACGACGGCCTACTACGTCGGCCAGATGCTGGCGCCGTTCGGCGTGACGGTCTCCCGCATCGCGCGCGGCCTCCCCATCGGCGGAGACCTGGAGTTCGCCGACGAGGCAACCCTGAGCCGCGCGCTCGAAGGCCGCGCCGGGATGTGA
- a CDS encoding YbaB/EbfC family nucleoid-associated protein translates to MADLFGKMADMQQRVADTQAKLAEERVTAEAGGGMVTVVADGTGRVVSIKIEPAAVDPDDLELLEDLVVAGVNKAITEAESIRNSKMQEAASSMLPPGLDLGGMDLPKF, encoded by the coding sequence ATGGCCGATCTCTTCGGCAAGATGGCCGACATGCAGCAGCGCGTCGCCGACACGCAGGCGAAGCTGGCCGAGGAACGCGTGACCGCGGAAGCGGGCGGCGGCATGGTGACCGTCGTGGCCGACGGTACCGGCCGCGTCGTTTCGATCAAGATCGAGCCCGCCGCCGTCGACCCGGACGACCTGGAGTTGCTGGAGGACCTCGTGGTCGCGGGCGTCAACAAAGCCATCACGGAGGCCGAGAGCATCCGCAACAGCAAGATGCAGGAGGCGGCTTCCTCGATGCTGCCTCCCGGCCTCGACCTCGGCGGCATGGACCTGCCCAAGTTTTAG